A DNA window from Hordeum vulgare subsp. vulgare chromosome 1H, MorexV3_pseudomolecules_assembly, whole genome shotgun sequence contains the following coding sequences:
- the LOC123428183 gene encoding uncharacterized protein LOC123428183 isoform X3 codes for MSLPFSCSPSQRRPPRQRRASSDALLDGVGYLPAQPLGQAGHHRQGVRDRQEAAGRRPRHPRQRGHKVRRPRRRFPQHAELRLDTVSLWLVLSRSNRLGLLKSAPQRLQTPSLQRTRPSASDRPATVVRLLQSHRVVVLPSKWLLIVHFRQGKRMDGYIPAHFTAALGSIPPKSGSAPKGNFSCSRDNGHCLLHNNDKHDGLDEVVRRRH; via the exons ATGTCCCTCCCCTTCTCCTGCTCTCCCTCCCAGCGGCGGCCGCCTCGTCAGCGGCGAGCCTCGTCGGACGCGCTCCTCGACGGCGTCGGGTACCTCCCCGCGCAGCCCCTGG GCCAAGCAGGACACCATCGACAAGGTGTGCGGGATCGTCAAGAGGCAGCTGGCCGTCGCCCAAGACACCCTCGTCAACGGGGACACAAAGTTCGCCGACCTCGGCGCAGATTCCCTCAACACG CTGAGCTGAGGCTCGACACGGTGTCGCTTTGGTTGGTTCTGTCTCGCTCAAATCGCCTCGGCCTGTTAAAAAGCGCTCCACAGCGCCTCCAAACTCCAAGCCTCCAACGTACACGACCCTCAGCATCCGATCGACCAGCGACG GTGGTTCGGTTACTACAGTCTCACAGAGTAGTCGTGCTACCTTCAAAGTGGTTACTAATCGTA CATTTTCGACAAGGCAAAAGAATGGATGGTTATATACCTGCTCATTTTACAG CTGCCCTTGGTTCGATTCCTCCCAAGAGCGGATCTGCGCCAAAGGGCAACTTTTCTTGCTCACGGGATAACGGCCACTGTCTGCTCCACAACAACGACAAGCACGACGGCCTTGACGAAGTTGTCCGTCGTCGACACTGA
- the LOC123428183 gene encoding uncharacterized protein LOC123428183 isoform X1, translating into MSAPFVAMSGSAVFPAHRVQVSSSSSWRRCAACFSRQSFSSISIWPAPPKHLLNLACSAKQDTIDKVCGIVKRQLAVAQDTLVNGDTKFADLGADSLNTRIKEIVCAAELRLDTVSLWLVLSRSNRLGLLKSAPQRLQTPSLQRTRPSASDRPATVVRLLQSHRVVVLPSKWLLIVHFRQGKRMDGYIPAHFTAALGSIPPKSGSAPKGNFSCSRDNGHCLLHNNDKHDGLDEVVRRRH; encoded by the exons ATGTCCGCCCCCTTCGTCGCCATGTCCGGATCGGCCGTCTTCCCCGCTCATCGGGTCCAggtaagcagcagcagcagctggcgACGGTGCGCGGCATGCTTCTCGAGGCAGAGCTTTTCGTCGATCTCGATCTGGCCGGCTCCGCCCAAGCACCTCCTCAACCTGGCCTGCTCG GCCAAGCAGGACACCATCGACAAGGTGTGCGGGATCGTCAAGAGGCAGCTGGCCGTCGCCCAAGACACCCTCGTCAACGGGGACACAAAGTTCGCCGACCTCGGCGCAGATTCCCTCAACACG AGAATTAAAGAAATTGTTTGTGCAGCTGAGCTGAGGCTCGACACGGTGTCGCTTTGGTTGGTTCTGTCTCGCTCAAATCGCCTCGGCCTGTTAAAAAGCGCTCCACAGCGCCTCCAAACTCCAAGCCTCCAACGTACACGACCCTCAGCATCCGATCGACCAGCGACG GTGGTTCGGTTACTACAGTCTCACAGAGTAGTCGTGCTACCTTCAAAGTGGTTACTAATCGTA CATTTTCGACAAGGCAAAAGAATGGATGGTTATATACCTGCTCATTTTACAG CTGCCCTTGGTTCGATTCCTCCCAAGAGCGGATCTGCGCCAAAGGGCAACTTTTCTTGCTCACGGGATAACGGCCACTGTCTGCTCCACAACAACGACAAGCACGACGGCCTTGACGAAGTTGTCCGTCGTCGACACTGA
- the LOC123428183 gene encoding uncharacterized protein LOC123428183 isoform X2: MSAPFVAMSGSAVFPAHRVQVSSSSSWRRCAACFSRQSFSSISIWPAPPKHLLNLACSAKQDTIDKVCGIVKRQLAVAQDTLVNGDTKFADLGADSLNTRIKEIVCAAELRLDTVSLWLVLSRSNRLGLLKSAPQRLQTPSLQRTRPSASDRPATVVRLLQSHRVVVLPSKWLLIVHFRQGKRMDGYIPAHFTAIAYALPPSSMRQRLPAPSMA; this comes from the exons ATGTCCGCCCCCTTCGTCGCCATGTCCGGATCGGCCGTCTTCCCCGCTCATCGGGTCCAggtaagcagcagcagcagctggcgACGGTGCGCGGCATGCTTCTCGAGGCAGAGCTTTTCGTCGATCTCGATCTGGCCGGCTCCGCCCAAGCACCTCCTCAACCTGGCCTGCTCG GCCAAGCAGGACACCATCGACAAGGTGTGCGGGATCGTCAAGAGGCAGCTGGCCGTCGCCCAAGACACCCTCGTCAACGGGGACACAAAGTTCGCCGACCTCGGCGCAGATTCCCTCAACACG AGAATTAAAGAAATTGTTTGTGCAGCTGAGCTGAGGCTCGACACGGTGTCGCTTTGGTTGGTTCTGTCTCGCTCAAATCGCCTCGGCCTGTTAAAAAGCGCTCCACAGCGCCTCCAAACTCCAAGCCTCCAACGTACACGACCCTCAGCATCCGATCGACCAGCGACG GTGGTTCGGTTACTACAGTCTCACAGAGTAGTCGTGCTACCTTCAAAGTGGTTACTAATCGTA CATTTTCGACAAGGCAAAAGAATGGATGGTTATATACCTGCTCATTTTACAG CCATCGCCTATGCTCTCCCGCCCTCTTCGATGAGGCAACGTCTCCCGGCTCCTTCCATGGCATGA